The Acropora palmata chromosome 10, jaAcrPala1.3, whole genome shotgun sequence genome contains a region encoding:
- the LOC141894211 gene encoding uncharacterized protein LOC141894211 isoform X2 produces MKILLSSSILLLAISTVRLRLQRTETSRSSTVSITENHVLLGCGIHKQRSYDFLLCAHLCLVRPDCASVNYENVENGMCELNRLPSQTNEMNTNTFITRPGYSFGQLVILQDHKYTFTTLGARGAFGPTSTAGYQGTLLEDQVILNKGTQIWTVPVTGSYVIEAAGASGGDGTDRSVSPAHRKLGGLGAKITGTFQLNQGTQLKILVGQEAITAAAYFNRPGGGGGGSFVTLLDNTPLIVAGGGGGGGARENFTNGDPGQATRNGSRCGGTQGGGGKVCNANTGQEDFSLVAGGGAGILGNGSSWREIQFVPRSFTTGGNGGRWLFSSGVFGGFGGGSTARRLLGGGGGGYSGGGVLGTDEKGTAGGGGSYNVGENQQNVAGANKGDGKVVITLLAYP; encoded by the exons ATGAAAAT TCTTTTGTCGAGTAGCATTCTACTTCTTGCCATCTCCACTGTGAGGCTGCGACTGCAAAGAACAGAAACAAGCCGTTCGTCGACTGTCAGCATCACAGAGAATCACGTGCTTTTGGGCTGCGGTATTCACAAGCAGCGGAGTTATGACTTCCTTTTATGCGCGCATTTGTGCTTGGTGCGACCAGATTGTGCTTCAGTTAATTACGAGAACGTTGAAAATGGAATGTGTGAATTAAACCGACTTCCTTCTCAAACCAATGAGATGAACACAAACACATTCATAACCCGTCCAGGGTACTCATTCGGTCAGTTAGTT ATCCTTCAAGACCACAAATACACTTTCACGACACTTGGCGCTAGAGGAGCGTTTGGGCCTACAAGCACAGCTGGCTACCAAGGAACTTTATTGGAAGATCAAGTCATTTTAAACAAAGGGACTCAAATATGGACTGTTCCCGTGACAGGAAGTTACGTCATTGAAGCTGCAGGTGCTTCCGGTGGCGACGGCACAGATCGTTCCGTTTCTCCCGCTCATCGGAAGCTAGGTGGCTTGGGAGCAAAGATTACAGGAACTTTCCAACTTAATCAAGGAACTCAACTCAAAATCTTGGTCGGGCAGGAGGCCATTACAGCTGCAGCATACTTCAATAGGCCAGGGGGAGGGGGCGGAGGAAGTTTTGTTACTCTTTTGGATAACACTCCACTTATCGTTGCCGGTGGGGGTGGTGGAGGAGGAGCCAGGGAGAATTTTACAAACGGTGACCCAGGGCAGGCAACAAGGAACGGGAGTCGATGTGGTGGAACACAGGGGGGTGGGGGTAAGGTGTGCAATGCCAACACGGGACAAGAAGACTTTTCTTTAGTTGCAGGAGGGGGTGCTGGGATACTCGGAAACGGTAGTTCATGGAGGGAAATTCAATTCGTACCTCGAAGTTTTACAACAGGAGGGAACGGAGGGCGATGGCTGTTCTCTAGCGGGGTCTTTGGGGGCTTTGGTGGGGGATCAACAGCCCGAAGGTTAttagggggagggggtggtgGGTACTCTGGGGGAGGAGTACTAGGCACTGATGAAAAAGGAACCGCAGGGGGAGGGGGGTCTTATAATGTGGGTGAGAATCAACAGAACGTGGCTGGAGCTAATAAAGGCGACGGCAAAGTGGTTATAACATTACTAGCTTATCCCTAA
- the LOC141894211 gene encoding uncharacterized protein LOC141894211 isoform X1: protein MMASFPLYLLCCRNTNLTTTGNQVYRQEFKYIIQGIATMKILLSSSILLLAISTVRLRLQRTETSRSSTVSITENHVLLGCGIHKQRSYDFLLCAHLCLVRPDCASVNYENVENGMCELNRLPSQTNEMNTNTFITRPGYSFGQLVILQDHKYTFTTLGARGAFGPTSTAGYQGTLLEDQVILNKGTQIWTVPVTGSYVIEAAGASGGDGTDRSVSPAHRKLGGLGAKITGTFQLNQGTQLKILVGQEAITAAAYFNRPGGGGGGSFVTLLDNTPLIVAGGGGGGGARENFTNGDPGQATRNGSRCGGTQGGGGKVCNANTGQEDFSLVAGGGAGILGNGSSWREIQFVPRSFTTGGNGGRWLFSSGVFGGFGGGSTARRLLGGGGGGYSGGGVLGTDEKGTAGGGGSYNVGENQQNVAGANKGDGKVVITLLAYP from the exons ATGATGGCCTCATTTCCTCTGTATCTGCTCTGTTGCAGGAACACTAACTTAACCACTACTGGAAATCAAGTCTACCGACAAGAGTTTAAGTACATCATTCAGGGAATTGCGACTATGAAAAT TCTTTTGTCGAGTAGCATTCTACTTCTTGCCATCTCCACTGTGAGGCTGCGACTGCAAAGAACAGAAACAAGCCGTTCGTCGACTGTCAGCATCACAGAGAATCACGTGCTTTTGGGCTGCGGTATTCACAAGCAGCGGAGTTATGACTTCCTTTTATGCGCGCATTTGTGCTTGGTGCGACCAGATTGTGCTTCAGTTAATTACGAGAACGTTGAAAATGGAATGTGTGAATTAAACCGACTTCCTTCTCAAACCAATGAGATGAACACAAACACATTCATAACCCGTCCAGGGTACTCATTCGGTCAGTTAGTT ATCCTTCAAGACCACAAATACACTTTCACGACACTTGGCGCTAGAGGAGCGTTTGGGCCTACAAGCACAGCTGGCTACCAAGGAACTTTATTGGAAGATCAAGTCATTTTAAACAAAGGGACTCAAATATGGACTGTTCCCGTGACAGGAAGTTACGTCATTGAAGCTGCAGGTGCTTCCGGTGGCGACGGCACAGATCGTTCCGTTTCTCCCGCTCATCGGAAGCTAGGTGGCTTGGGAGCAAAGATTACAGGAACTTTCCAACTTAATCAAGGAACTCAACTCAAAATCTTGGTCGGGCAGGAGGCCATTACAGCTGCAGCATACTTCAATAGGCCAGGGGGAGGGGGCGGAGGAAGTTTTGTTACTCTTTTGGATAACACTCCACTTATCGTTGCCGGTGGGGGTGGTGGAGGAGGAGCCAGGGAGAATTTTACAAACGGTGACCCAGGGCAGGCAACAAGGAACGGGAGTCGATGTGGTGGAACACAGGGGGGTGGGGGTAAGGTGTGCAATGCCAACACGGGACAAGAAGACTTTTCTTTAGTTGCAGGAGGGGGTGCTGGGATACTCGGAAACGGTAGTTCATGGAGGGAAATTCAATTCGTACCTCGAAGTTTTACAACAGGAGGGAACGGAGGGCGATGGCTGTTCTCTAGCGGGGTCTTTGGGGGCTTTGGTGGGGGATCAACAGCCCGAAGGTTAttagggggagggggtggtgGGTACTCTGGGGGAGGAGTACTAGGCACTGATGAAAAAGGAACCGCAGGGGGAGGGGGGTCTTATAATGTGGGTGAGAATCAACAGAACGTGGCTGGAGCTAATAAAGGCGACGGCAAAGTGGTTATAACATTACTAGCTTATCCCTAA